TCTATAAGAAGTTTTATGTAATACAacacatttttaatgaaattaattaagaCGCTAATCATCGAACAAATTACTTTAGATGTAAACTACAGCAACAGCGGCTGAGAATGCGACATCAAAACACCGTTTTAACACAGAACACATTGACAAAATAACGAGCAAAATCATTGAAACGAAATTTGTGATAACACTCTAAACTACTTTATTAAATACAACGAATAAACACTTTAAGCAAAGTTTTGTCAAATActgtaaacaacaataaataaactgaaaagTAGATTAATTACATAGGGAAAACAAAAcattgaattataaataaaaataaagaaactaaaaGTTAATAATACCTCGAAGATGTATCATATAATCAGTAAGAGGAGTGTCCTCCTCTATTTCTGCACATTTATATCACTGCAGCCACGCATATGTCTCATTGAAGATAACCATTCGTAGAATAATTCCAAACTCTCACATTCCCTTCCCGCCATTCAGTTACTGTTGATATCTCACGTGACACATACGGTAAAACAGAATTTTCGGTTCCTAATGAATGTTTATTCATTTCATAATtgggaataaatattatttactgtatagacaaatattttatgaaactttaactatttttattgaataacaacattttttttggtattattttattctataagtaaattacaaagaagtatttttttagaaattcttactaatattacataaatttaaGTGTGCTCTTAATTTAAAAGTCACCGGTCACCGCTCGTTACTATAAACAAGATAAATCTCTTATCGAAGATGATAATTACAAATAGCAActttacttttaaaatgttttacttAACTTATTTATTGATATGAATGTAAGTAGAACTCTGATGAAAATTCAGTTTCCAGTTCTTATTAATCTTTACAGTGtaaataactaatatttttaaaggaaaaagtTTTCAAACTTGGTTTTTATTTAAGTGTCAACAATTATTATCGTAGACTTTTTAAACAATTATGAAAAGCAACtgtacttttaaaatatttaacttaatCACATTATTGATATGAAAGTTTGTTAAATGCTGATGAATATTccgttttctatttttctaattGAATGTCATTGAATAAATAATACTTTGGAAGGGAAACTAATTAACGGCGATCTTTCGTTATGCCAAATTGGCGAATTTTGCGATTGGCATTTCTTCTCAGTCTGATCCTTGTTTTATAAGTTGTTATATAAGAATTTTACTAGGACTCTAGTTATTGTACGCATACTtctgtttttctgtaatttttcgtGTACAATCGCTTACTTTTAATTCAGTTAATTgtttctaaattattttatttttctcataccTTATACAGTGGAAACCACCTATTGTAATCACTTTGGGGGATGGAGCATTTTAGATAAGAATAACCTGCTGATAACATAAAGAGACTATAATGATATCTTAAGTTTGTTTTGGACTGGACCCAttaattttgataacaataatcGTTTGATACTATTTTCCCTGATAGTAATAAGCGGCGTCCATTGTGTCAGAATCCACTATAAATTCCTCCAAAGCCAGCAACTGTTGCATGCTTAGTAAAAATGTTCGAAtgggttgttgtttagccccaggtaggCCTCTAAAATGAGTGTTTCTCTCCGCTTCAAATGTGTTCGTCTTTAAGACTCTTCAAGACTCCaggctgtgatttgagggagatctgcaTTTATTAACCGTCTGCATCCAACTGAGTCTCCTTTCATAATTAAAATTCTTTGTTTCAATCGTAATTTGATTTCACAAAAGGAACTACCAGCGATTCTGGTACAAAATGTTTCCGTTTCCAGTAAAAAATCTCAAGATTGGTAAATCAAGCACCCAGcccaatctgtaaagtggttggcattagaaagggcttCCGGCAATAAAAACCATCCCTAAACAGACCTTGccagtactggtgccacatgaaagcacccagtccattctgtaaagtggttggcattaggaaaggcatcaagctatAAAAAACTTGCCAAAACACTGTGgaacttggtgcagtcctctggcttgccagcatagtaaacggacgttaaatgatgttgatgatgatgacacagcaGTTATATtacactggtgtgtgtgtatatgtatatgtgccaaACACTAGAACTGAAATGAGCTCTTCCAGATGAGTTGACTCTAAAAGTAAAATTACTTCATGTAACATCCAGATCAGAGAAAACTAGTGAAGGCCCACATTGGCTACATTTAATCTATGGGGAAGTGTGAcagttaaaataaatattgttaccaTGGAAAGTGCGCTACATTTTAAGCTGAGATCTTTGATTGAAGAACTCTCTTTTCCTCAATAAAGGGCTTGTAGCCAGAAGCATCATTCTTTATCACTACATTTATTTAACTACTACTATCTTGCTTTAATTGCTGATGAGGAAAGTCATTGATTTGCTTCAGCTCTGGATTTTGTCTAAAACAattgttctttacttgaaagaAGCCTTTATACGGtcgctcaacatgctagaaatagtagccaaatctcccttaaatcacaccctacaatACCAGCTTAAAAAAAGGAACGACACTTTGGATAATGGTCCTTATTGCTTAAGAAAAACTTGATTGTTCAATTAAGACTAAACAACCACACCAGAAAAATCATATCACAACTTCCCATAGTctctatataagaaaaataaatcattttcaatttttatataaacttttcAATGATTTTCATTGTAGGTGCCAGTCTCCATCATAGAATCATGTTGACCTCCAGATATAAAGCTATCTTATTCCTGCAGGCCCTTCTAATAGTCATTGACTTCTTTATGAATGTTGCCACAGAACTCCTGCGATTAGAAAATGTTGTTTTACTGATTCTATACATGTAAGTTATATTGTCACTATCTTTAAGCATGGCTAAATGGTGAGTAGTGTCTGTGTTCCAACATTAAAACCACAGCCTATACAGGCTTATAGCCTGCAGCAAATCCCCATAAAAGTGCTGCCAAGGGAAGACTGCCCCCACTGCCACCCTCTAATTATGCTAGtgcctgtcaaaagctttctccatgtcagcaAAAGCCAAATACAGAAGTTTATTTTTGGCCAAATACTTCTGCAGCTAACACACCAGgaagataacattggtggtgcttctacctggcacaaatccaaactgcatctcatctaggctaactctcttcctaattaagctgtgaccctttctgtaactttcatcattcagtccagcaatttgatgccgctgtaattatttctgtctgaggcatcacctttacctttgtagcaattgACTATAATACTGCTACACATATTTACTAAAATTTAACTTGCTGATGTTGGTCATCTTGGGGTCTCTGTAGATGATACTAGCTCAAGGTAACATCCAATGAGGCTGAACCTGCTGTCACATACTGCAaagtaaattttgtttcttttaattgattttttttttaatcattttcattatcattgttatttattttcccaAGATGGCATTGATTGAATAAATCTGTACTGCAACCTTCCATGTTTTCTTCTCTGAACAGTGGAGTGCAATTTTCTGAAGTCTGGACCTAACTATTCTCTTAAGACATCTTTTACTACTTGGTACTGACACTGGTACTTCATACCACCAACTCACAACTCTTTTTTGgtcagaaaccattatttattcAAACTATCTGACTAAACTAACTTAACTCTATGTCCCTTTAATTGATTCCACAAGGCAAATATTCTCCCTGTTTTGCTTACAAGTTTCCCTTCTTGTTGATTGAGGTATTTGTATCTGAATTTGCATAAGGCAAATCCTTTCTTTATTCCACTCATGATTGTCCCTTCTGTTGATTTCACAATGCAAATCCTCTTTATAACCTACTCACAACTATCCCTTCTCTTGATTTCATGAGGTAAGTCCTCTCTGTATCCTGCTCACAGCCTTTATGCAGCAACATGTACTGTGACTCTTGCACACTTATCAATACTGACACTTCTTCCCAATTATCTTCATGTGGACACTGTCCTATCACAAATACCTCAATAGATTTGCAGTTGTAATGAAATTAAAGTAAATGTTattatacaaaattaaaaacttaATTCTATAGTGTAAAAGTTTAACTTCTACCTGTCTCACACTCACTATTTAAAGTAAGTAAAAACAATTTCCTTGTCTGTTTTCAGAATCCAATCAATTGCCATCATGTTCTCATTGATCATTGTGTTCCTGATGTTCTTCAATACATTCATCTTTCAAGCTGGTTTAGTTAGATTAATGgtgaacaaattcaaaataactaTTATTGTTACATTTTTGTACTTTGTTCTTTGTACAGTTCTAAATTGCTGGATTATGGTAAGTGTCTTTACTCctaatagtttcattttatttcagtcCTTcctcaacaaaataaaataacattttgatTTCTAATTGTGGTTAAGTTAAAAACATTTTAAGTGAAGATTTTCCATAACATCTAGTAGTCTTGTTTAGAAATTGACAATGATTTGAAgggaatgtaataaaataaactttttgttatttcatattgTTATTTATTCTAAGTCAAAAGTGCAGAGCCAATATAATTAGCTTGAATGTCTGTAGGGGAGAAAATAAATCAATCAGCTGTTCTGGGAAGAAAGATTTGGGAAATTTATAGCAGagatttgcttgtttgtttgttttgttttttcatataaagATAGTTAGAAGAAAAGGGTCATAATCTTTGCATACCTTTCCAAATTTGTTGGTCAGTGTTTGTTAGGGAAGTGTGAATAGAGAATGAATTTCAACTAAGAGTTGCAGTCCTGAGGTAAAAGGACTATGtgaaatgtttcatgtctgtgaAATGGGTCTGTCAGACAGTGTAACAAAGTCAGAATGGAAAGACAGACTAGTGGTAGGAAGGTCATGCAGCTAAAACTAGCTGGTTCATAAAAGTAGATACTTTTGTAGTAGCAAGACAAgaggcaaaagagaaaaaaacaaacactatGTTAGTGGTTGAAGCATTATGGTGATTAAATCTTTACCAATTAGTTGATTGGTCTTCTTTTTTGATGTAATGTAggacgtttgtgtgtatgttaaaataaTTGTCCTAGATATGTGAACAGTATTTTAATGCAGGTTTTATTTGAGCTTTGAAAAGGATCAAAAACTCATCTGGACTGAAATATATGTTTTGGCTCTGGAAAAATATCTTAATCTTTGACATGTCACAGTGAGGGACCATCAGAGATTGTGAGTCCTAACATTTGTAGTGTATCTGTAAGTTCTAGTTGTTTGGTTTTAAGCAGAAAGGATTTGGTACAAGAGTGTTTTCTcaatatgtatattgtgtttttattctACTAGGAGAGATTATTTTTGTCTTCTTGCCATTTAGAGATGCTATTTAGAACATTGTTTATGGAAGTGTTGTGTTTAGCATAAGATTATATTTAGAAGATCAAAGAAGAATAAAGGTTGGTATAATCTGCATAGGAATGTGTTAGAAGTGATGGCAAATAGGTTGGTATTCAGAGTAGTAAGATCAGTAACATAGCTCACAAGTCAGCAATATTGTCTTTATCTTTACCAACGTTCTGAAGACCAGGGATTGATATAGAacaggtttccagttgatctggATCTGTGGAAGCCATACTGCACTCACTGAGTGGGGAAAGAAATTCAAAGTGATGAAGATGATTGTTAACAACTATTTCTATCACCTTTGACATATCAGAATATATGAGGAATAAGCTGGAATTTGGCagagtcagaaatgttgtctttTGGTGGATGAGGCCTACTGTAGATCAAGATAAATTACTATAGAGGGAGATTGAAATGTTTAATGAGAGTATGAGCTAGCTCAAGCACACTCTGTTCTGAGAGTAAGAGAAGGGACACAAACAAAACCAGTCATCTATCCTAATGAGTTGGAGGTATCAGAAGAGTTTTAAAACATGGTGACATTGTGGATGGAGGTAAAATTCAGATAGGGAAGAAGGGGAATTTGGGAGGGGCTTTGTAGAGAGTATGCAGTGTTGAGTTAAATGTGATGCAAATGTAGAAGCTTTTTTCAATAGAAGTGTTGCTAATAGAATCATCATTGAGTGGTTGTAGATAGGAGGATTTAAGTTGACAGTGACCCTTGCcaagaaccagatggctgcagacTGGGAAATCCTCCCAGTTGGTAGTAATAGGTGACTTCCTATAGatgttataaacattttttttttctcttgtattgATGCTGCACAGCTATGAGTAAACCATTTTTGGGGTTGGAGATTGTGGGCTTTGGTTACTTGAGGGGAGCCTAAAGAGATGGTTTTGGTCACTTGCTTATTTATCTCAAATGGGTTAATGGTCAAACACATTTACCAGCAGAATTAGTTAATGTTAGTGTGGCTGCACACCAACTCATTAACTGTCTTGATGTACCAGTAGATTCAGTTGAGGAGGGTGTTGTATTGTTTAACTCCAAATCAACTCTGATTGAGTAGACTTATGTATCTGAAGGCATTATAAGTCAATTTCTTTGACAATCTCAGTTTATTGAAACACTAGTTTGCAGCTTTTTAATAAGATTAAAGTTATCATGTCTCCATTAGATAAATTTTTTTAGATCTTTATCATATAGCTGATAGCTTGAGTAAATTTTCTGTTTCAGCTgaagaatttatttataaatattctgaaagACCACTTAACCTAAAAGAATATTGTTTGGTCTTCTtgacaaatttatttaattttcatttctgtcTCAACAGAATCTACGCTGGAAGAATGTTAACGAATATGTCTGGAATATCAGTGGTGTTCAAGTAATATATGTAATCCAGAGGTGCAGTAAGTAAAATTTACTCTACTTTCTTTCCATTGTATATATTAACACCCACTTTACTATTTCACTAATTCTATTTTGGAGTTTCAGTTTTTAGTAAGTTAAGTTTTTGCCATACTTTATGATGGAATATTTAtttcaagatcatcatcattatcattgtttaatgtccgctttccatgctagcatgggctggccggttcgactggggtctgggaagccaggaggttgcaccaggcccagtctgatctggcagtgtttctacagctggatgcccttcctaacgccaaccattccaaaaagtgggtgctttttacgtgccactggcacagatgccaggcaaggctggcaacggccacgatcggttggtgctttttatgtgccaagaTGGGTATGGATATGACTGTGTATTAATTTCACTTCCCAGCCACCTCATTCTGGAGCACCAACAAcatttgtcttctactataatctcaccATCAATGCTTTGTGAGCAGAATTTTGTAGAAGCTATGCTTAAGTCTATTATGCAAATGTATGTTTTTCAGCAAGTATGTCTGAAAAAATCTTTGCAACAAACCTCTTGTACCATTTATTCCATACAAGTTAGATCTCTTTATACTTAGTAATACTTAGCCATTCAATAGAGATTGATACACtagagcaatggttctcaactggggtccatctGGCTTttgggcacatggcctagtggttagagcagcggactcgcagtcgagggatcgtgggtttgaatctcagaccgggcgatgtgtgtgtttatgagcaaaacacctaagctctacatgGCTCcatcagaaggtaatggcgaacttttgctgaatctttcgccacaactttctctcaccctttcctcctgcatctagcagctcacctgcgatggaccagtgtcccacccaggtggggaacctatacgccaatgaaaccaggaaaccagcccattgtgagctaggcatggcttgagaaggaacaaacaaatcgCTTAtaaagatgtgggacaaagtggtgagaaaggatcagcaaatgttgggactcacagaagggatgacaggggaccaagactcctggtggtttgctgtgttCTTTAAAAACACGCCAAGCTAAGTAAAGAGTGGTTGCTCTTGTGTCCAGGCTGATCccttgcaaccctctccagctgagcatccctaatcttgtgggctcataagttagcgttaggaagggcatccaaatgtagaaaccataccaaaacaaacaTAGAGCCTGAAAGCCTTTCAGCTTGTCGGcttctgttaaaccatccaacccatgcccatggaaaatggatgttaaatgatgatgatgacaattcctaatgatatttaattataaaaatatgtgatttttttaaacatcggaTGGCTAGTTGGGGGAaacagagtaaaataggaatcaaaggagtctATAGGTAAAAATAGTTGAAAAACACTGTACTAAAGCATCATGTGGGGAACATAATCAACTAAAACTCATGAAGGCAGTGCCCAACATAGACACATTCCAAATGAATGATTGAGTAAAATATTTAGCTAATTACATTAAGTAATCATAAGTTTAAAGAGGAAATTGCTGAAACTGAAAGCTTATTTCACTTATGTTTATAATATCCATCTttttacttgaaaataatttttgctattaaaaggattttaaaaacatatgtttaatatatatttgtgaaaatctTTCAGTTAATTAacagaatctatatatatatattttttttttataggtgcGATATTTTACTATTACTTTTATAAACGAACTGCTCTGAAACTTGGTGATCCAATATTTTATCAAGAATCTCAATGGCTCAGGGACGAATTTctgaaacataaataaacattctATTTGTGATGTTGGCTCAGTCAGAAGAAATGTTTAGAATTTTATATGAAACATattggtaatttttttctttcatttatatgaaaaaaaaattaaagctcttaaaatgtatttctatttttttttatttattcaacaaaataaattacaattaatTCCTGAAATTAGAAATCAACCCCCATTTAAACATGGCTTTCAAAATCTTGttgataaacagaacaaggtTATCAAAAGCAAAGGAGAGTATTTTAACGAGTAGATACATCTATGATCACCACTATTTTTTCCTCTATTTAGACAATTAGACTTTGTTGCAACCTGATACATGTTTAGAAATATGACACTTGTCAATATTGaactgattaaaatattgtgaaaatagaaacaaagaatCAAGTTAAAAGTCCAGGacttaaaccctttagcatttaaactggccatatccagccaaacaGGCCAGATGTGgtttctcacaccaaccctactaTATCATTCCAAAAACTTAAAGTTACGTcctcaaaatctcatagctacaagataacgcatgattaattcaaaacaatatgaattatTAGGCATTACTTttaatagaatcatcatcatcatcattgtttaatgtccaccttccatgctggcatgggttggatggtttgacaggagttggcctgGAAGAAGACTACACCAAGCTGCAgtctctgttttggcatggtttttatggctggatgcccttcctaataccaaccacccagcagagtgaaTGCTAAAGGAGTGATTAATATGATAACACATATATAAGATTTTCTAGTTTACTATTATTTCCATATTGCTTCTCTCAATTCTGGACTTAATCAATCcagtatatattttgataaatgaactaatgaaaaattaaaatgtcgGTCAAATTTAAGTTAGAGATTTGGGTTTCAaacttatcttatatataatttcattcacaTCTAGGATGCTTTATTGGAATATTAAATTAACCTCAGTATTtggattgtattttcttttatcaaactcagaagaatgaaaggcaaagttgaccctggc
This DNA window, taken from Octopus sinensis linkage group LG4, ASM634580v1, whole genome shotgun sequence, encodes the following:
- the LOC115210312 gene encoding transmembrane protein 138; the encoded protein is MLTSRYKAILFLQALLIVIDFFMNVATELLRLENVVLLILYIIQSIAIMFSLIIVFLMFFNTFIFQAGLVRLMVNKFKITIIVTFLYFVLCTVLNCWIMNLRWKNVNEYVWNISGVQVIYVIQRCSAIFYYYFYKRTALKLGDPIFYQESQWLRDEFLKHK